Proteins co-encoded in one Aureibacillus halotolerans genomic window:
- a CDS encoding holin has protein sequence MNEIMNQFVDFTGVEGAYIAFVALAVTLVVQGIKKSFPVRKNLLPVIALGVGLIVAFLSFPFTDLELSVRLWVGAVAGFAGTGLFETINKREGTTK, from the coding sequence ATGAATGAAATCATGAATCAGTTCGTGGATTTTACAGGAGTCGAAGGGGCTTACATTGCTTTTGTTGCTCTGGCAGTGACGCTAGTTGTGCAAGGAATAAAGAAGAGCTTTCCTGTGCGGAAGAATTTGCTTCCAGTCATCGCATTGGGTGTCGGGTTAATCGTGGCTTTCCTATCGTTCCCCTTTACAGACCTTGAGCTTTCTGTGAGGTTGTGGGTCGGGGCTGTTGCAGGGTTTGCAGGCACAGGACTGTTCGAGACAATTAACAAGCGAGAAGGAACTACAAAGTAA